From the genome of Ectobacillus sp. JY-23, one region includes:
- a CDS encoding MMPL family transporter: MRTLLKLRWVFLALWAVLLTVLLMFAPNMEQLVREKGNITIPDEYSSMVAHDILERHNKDDGNTLSAVLVFHDKDGITGNKQEEINSILDKLKEKEEALGLAALTTYRDGEELREQLVSKDNQTILTLLEVERQNREVADIRAALEKVVGTPKVEHYFTGESFIGEDVVISSQNGLHKTEIITVVFILFVLILVFRSVVAPLIPLLTVGISYVASAAVVAYLVDWFSFPLSNFTQIFMVAILFGIGTDYCILLLSRFKEELPKHESVADAIIKTYQTAGRTVFFSALAVLIGFSAIGLSKFSLYQSATGVAVGILVLLIAFVTLVPLAMYALGPRLFWPAKSIAGHGDSKLWSAFGTFSLQKPLRALLLVAIIVVPLISSYDGKLSFNSLNEIGEDYGSVKGFNTIADSFGPGEVMPVQVVIEGKEKLDSEEALAIIEKVSREVAKLSSVEKVRSATRPLGEPVEDFYVADQADSLQDGLGQGNDGLSQIKDGLTEAKDSLAVSGPKLSEAVNGFDSLINGTKGLQTGLGQIQAALTQVENGVRQGSMGAGQIKQELAKIQEQVAASVAGTEKQAQQFAELTRGLQQLSQQYSGIEAGLQGTSTKLNLAALQKTFSDLESRYDMKNDTSYQALKGNVLQSAGEVAAMQKGLAQINQIMQNEVIAPLAQSEQQFAGAAAGQKQLADGLGQIVTALGQLEAGIGQAADGQSQIIGKFPQVTNGLSQVTNGQQQLKDGFAQLPGQLGTLRDGLGKSADGIGEVTKGLESAQSYLKDLNNSGDKEMTGFYIPSAALENSDFQQVFDQYLSEDKEVAKLDVVLKYNPYSNEALEATKDIKEAVKRALRGSDLEDANIGVSGVSAVSADMLAASNSDYSQTVIYMLIGITLILVVMLRSLVMPLYLIVSLLLCFYSSLAINELIFVNILGYDGINWTMPFFGFVLLMALGVDYSIFLMDRFNEYKGMKVTEAMLLAMRNMGTVIFSAVIILGGTFAAMYPSGVLSLLQIATIVLAGLLLYALVFLPFFIPVMVKLFGRANWFPFDRNQTIEKELDM; encoded by the coding sequence ATGCGTACATTATTGAAGCTACGCTGGGTCTTTTTGGCGCTGTGGGCAGTACTCCTGACTGTGCTTCTGATGTTTGCGCCAAATATGGAGCAGCTTGTTCGTGAAAAGGGGAACATTACCATTCCGGACGAATATTCATCGATGGTGGCACATGACATTTTAGAGCGTCACAACAAAGATGATGGCAATACACTCTCGGCGGTGCTCGTGTTTCATGATAAAGATGGTATTACCGGAAACAAACAAGAAGAGATTAACAGTATACTAGATAAACTCAAAGAGAAAGAGGAAGCGCTCGGCCTTGCTGCTTTGACTACATATCGAGACGGTGAAGAGCTGAGGGAGCAGCTTGTTTCTAAGGATAATCAAACGATTTTGACGCTACTAGAAGTAGAGCGACAGAACCGTGAAGTTGCGGACATTCGCGCAGCACTAGAAAAGGTTGTAGGCACCCCGAAGGTAGAGCACTATTTTACGGGCGAAAGCTTCATCGGAGAAGATGTAGTCATTAGCTCACAAAACGGCTTGCATAAAACGGAAATCATTACAGTCGTGTTCATTTTATTTGTATTAATTTTAGTATTTCGCTCTGTCGTGGCACCGCTCATTCCATTGCTCACAGTCGGCATTTCATACGTGGCCAGCGCCGCTGTGGTCGCTTATTTGGTGGACTGGTTCAGCTTCCCGTTATCCAACTTTACCCAAATTTTTATGGTCGCTATTTTATTCGGTATCGGAACGGACTACTGCATTTTATTGCTAAGCCGTTTTAAAGAAGAATTACCAAAGCATGAATCAGTGGCCGATGCCATTATTAAAACGTATCAGACTGCGGGGCGCACGGTCTTTTTTAGCGCCTTGGCTGTATTAATCGGATTCTCGGCCATTGGCTTATCCAAGTTTTCCTTATATCAATCTGCAACAGGTGTGGCGGTCGGCATTCTCGTATTATTAATCGCTTTCGTTACACTTGTACCGCTTGCAATGTACGCACTAGGTCCGCGTTTGTTTTGGCCAGCAAAATCAATTGCTGGTCACGGTGACAGTAAGCTATGGAGTGCATTCGGTACGTTTTCCTTACAAAAGCCATTGCGTGCGCTTTTACTTGTTGCAATAATTGTTGTACCCCTTATCAGTAGCTACGATGGAAAATTATCATTTAATTCCTTAAATGAAATTGGTGAGGATTATGGTTCTGTAAAAGGTTTTAATACAATTGCTGACAGCTTTGGTCCGGGGGAAGTTATGCCGGTGCAGGTTGTTATTGAAGGAAAAGAAAAGCTAGATTCAGAAGAAGCACTAGCCATCATTGAAAAGGTAAGTCGTGAAGTAGCAAAGCTTTCTTCTGTCGAAAAAGTACGCAGTGCAACGCGGCCGCTCGGTGAACCGGTTGAGGATTTCTATGTTGCCGACCAGGCTGATTCCTTACAAGACGGTCTTGGACAAGGAAATGACGGTTTAAGTCAAATTAAAGATGGTTTAACAGAAGCGAAAGATTCGCTTGCGGTATCTGGTCCAAAGCTTAGCGAAGCAGTGAACGGTTTTGATAGCTTAATTAATGGAACAAAAGGATTGCAAACGGGCCTTGGACAAATACAAGCTGCTTTAACGCAGGTGGAAAACGGTGTGCGTCAAGGTTCGATGGGGGCCGGACAAATTAAGCAGGAGCTAGCAAAGATTCAGGAGCAAGTTGCAGCTTCAGTTGCAGGCACGGAAAAGCAAGCACAGCAATTTGCGGAGCTTACAAGAGGCTTGCAGCAACTCAGTCAGCAATACAGCGGTATTGAGGCTGGGTTACAAGGAACAAGCACGAAACTCAACCTTGCCGCTTTACAGAAAACCTTTAGCGATTTAGAAAGCCGCTATGATATGAAAAATGATACAAGTTATCAAGCCTTAAAAGGAAATGTGCTACAATCTGCTGGCGAAGTAGCGGCGATGCAAAAGGGTCTCGCGCAGATTAATCAAATCATGCAAAATGAGGTTATTGCACCTCTTGCGCAAAGTGAACAACAATTTGCCGGCGCCGCAGCAGGACAAAAGCAGCTTGCTGATGGTCTTGGCCAAATCGTAACGGCGCTCGGTCAACTAGAAGCAGGAATAGGGCAGGCAGCTGATGGACAAAGTCAAATTATCGGGAAGTTCCCGCAGGTGACAAACGGATTATCACAAGTAACCAACGGTCAGCAACAGCTGAAAGATGGCTTTGCACAGCTGCCGGGACAGCTCGGTACATTGCGTGATGGTCTTGGGAAAAGTGCTGATGGTATTGGTGAGGTAACGAAGGGGCTGGAATCCGCACAGTCCTATCTCAAGGATTTAAACAATTCCGGTGATAAGGAAATGACGGGCTTTTATATTCCAAGCGCCGCACTGGAAAACAGCGATTTCCAGCAGGTGTTCGATCAATATTTATCAGAAGATAAAGAAGTCGCAAAGCTAGACGTTGTTTTGAAATATAATCCATACTCGAACGAAGCGCTGGAGGCAACAAAGGATATTAAAGAGGCTGTAAAGCGTGCACTTCGGGGCAGTGATTTAGAAGATGCAAACATCGGGGTGTCTGGTGTATCAGCTGTATCGGCAGATATGCTAGCAGCATCCAATAGTGACTACAGCCAAACGGTTATTTATATGTTAATTGGTATTACACTCATTTTAGTTGTGATGCTACGTTCTCTCGTTATGCCGTTATATCTTATCGTCTCGCTCCTGTTGTGCTTCTACAGCTCACTCGCGATTAACGAGCTCATTTTCGTAAATATTCTTGGCTATGACGGTATTAACTGGACAATGCCATTCTTTGGCTTCGTGCTCCTCATGGCACTGGGTGTGGACTACAGTATCTTCTTAATGGACCGCTTTAATGAATATAAGGGCATGAAGGTAACAGAAGCGATGCTACTAGCGATGCGCAACATGGGAACAGTCATTTTCTCTGCAGTAATTATTTTAGGAGGAACGTTCGCTGCGATGTATCCTTCCGGTGTGTTATCACTATTGCAAATCGCAACAATCGTACTTGCAGGACTTCTATTGTACGCCTTAGTGTTCTTACCATTCTTCATTCCAGTTATGGTAAAATTGTTTGGTAGAGCGAACTGGTTCCCATTCGATCGCAATCAAACAATAGAAAAAGAACTCGATATGTAA
- the odhB gene encoding 2-oxoglutarate dehydrogenase complex dihydrolipoyllysine-residue succinyltransferase, with product MIEIKVPELAESITEGTISQWLIKVGDKVSKGESVVELETDKVNLEINTEYTGIVAQMLKQPGDTVEVGDVIAILDTNEQAATVEAPAAPAPTPAPQPEVAAVKTPAAPQPMQGLPNTDRPIASPAARKLAREMGIDLNEVRSTDPLGRIRPHDVKAHTAAPTPTPAPAPKVEKPKAAVEFDKPVERVKMSRRRQTIANRLVEVQQTAAMLTTFNEVDMTAIMELRNERKDAFVKKHDVRLGFMSFFTKAVVAALKQFPLLNAEIQGDELIVKKFYDIGIAVSAPEGLVVPVVRDANTKNFAEIEREIGELGKKARDNKLTLKELQGGTFTITNGGVFGSLMSTPILNGPQVGILGMHKIQLRPVAIDAERMENRPMMYIALSYDHRIVDGKEAVSFLAMVKELLEDPKSLLLEG from the coding sequence ATGATTGAAATTAAAGTACCTGAGCTTGCAGAATCCATTACAGAAGGCACTATTTCACAATGGCTCATCAAAGTTGGCGACAAAGTAAGCAAAGGGGAAAGCGTCGTTGAGCTTGAGACTGACAAAGTAAACCTAGAAATTAATACAGAATATACAGGTATTGTGGCACAAATGTTAAAACAACCCGGCGATACAGTAGAAGTCGGCGATGTAATCGCAATTTTAGACACAAATGAGCAAGCGGCAACAGTAGAAGCGCCAGCTGCACCTGCACCTACGCCTGCTCCGCAGCCAGAAGTAGCTGCAGTTAAAACACCGGCTGCACCGCAGCCAATGCAAGGGCTGCCGAACACAGATCGTCCAATCGCTTCTCCGGCAGCACGTAAATTGGCACGCGAGATGGGCATCGACTTAAACGAAGTGCGCAGTACAGATCCGCTTGGCCGCATCAGACCGCATGATGTAAAAGCACATACTGCTGCACCAACTCCGACTCCAGCTCCTGCTCCAAAGGTTGAAAAACCAAAAGCAGCAGTTGAGTTCGATAAACCGGTGGAACGTGTAAAAATGTCCCGCCGTCGTCAAACGATTGCAAATCGCTTGGTAGAGGTACAGCAAACGGCAGCTATGCTCACTACGTTCAACGAAGTTGATATGACGGCAATCATGGAGCTTCGTAACGAGCGCAAGGATGCATTCGTGAAAAAGCATGATGTGCGTCTAGGCTTTATGTCCTTCTTCACAAAAGCGGTTGTAGCGGCGCTGAAGCAATTCCCATTATTAAACGCTGAAATCCAAGGCGATGAGCTGATTGTGAAGAAATTCTACGACATTGGTATTGCAGTATCTGCACCAGAAGGTCTGGTTGTACCGGTTGTACGTGATGCAAATACGAAGAACTTTGCAGAAATTGAAAGAGAAATCGGCGAGCTTGGTAAAAAAGCACGCGACAACAAGTTGACGCTAAAAGAACTACAAGGCGGCACGTTCACGATTACAAACGGCGGCGTATTCGGTTCCTTAATGTCTACACCGATTCTAAACGGACCACAAGTCGGCATCCTCGGCATGCACAAAATTCAGTTGCGTCCGGTTGCAATTGATGCAGAGCGCATGGAAAACCGCCCGATGATGTACATCGCCCTTTCCTACGACCACCGCATCGTAGACGGCAAAGAAGCGGTAAGCTTCTTAGCGATGGTAAAAGAGTTGCTTGAAGATCCAAAATCTTTGCTTTTAGAAGGTTAA
- a CDS encoding 2-oxoglutarate dehydrogenase E1 component, producing the protein MTKQTNGNPWLKFHGPNLGYVIEQYDLFLNGEAVDAELQELFTTWGAPPETNTAAPETAPQAFDGTTLLAAARLLDEIRSQGHLYADLNPLERTNAQVPLNGLSEADLKAIPATAVWNEAPQHIRTAWDAALHLQQVYTSTLAFEFAHVQDKAERTWLQQQIETVPQSISNETRIAVLKRLTAVEGFEQFLHKTFVGQKRFSIEGVDMLVPMMDELISHGAKQGVQDVVIGMAHRGRLSVLAHVLEKPYSVMFTEFQNSKAQAADAWTGDVKYHLGKEHMVGGTRVTLANNPSHLEFVDPVVEGFARAAQENREKAGEPTHDVSKAFAILVHGDAAFPGQGIVAETLNLGRLNGYRTGGTIHLIANNMVGFTTDSYDSRSTRYASDLAKGFDIPIIHVNADDPDACLQAASLAYRYRETFQKDFVIDLVGYRRYGHNEMDDPAVTQPLVYKKVSKHPTVRALYAKQLQESGVLKNEEIETISAFVQEHLKSEYALVGPKTTGNASADVKMPDAVANGIPNLPTSVPAETLREINAAMLDWPSDFRVYPKVKKILERREQALVEGKIEWAHAEALAYATILQDGTPIRLTGQDSQRGTFAHRHIMLHDTETNETYSPLHRIPGSNASFTVHNSPLSEAAVVGFEYGYNVFAPETLVLWEAQYGDFANTAQGLFDQFVSASRAKWGQKSGLVILLPHGYEGQGPEHSSARPERFLQLAAENNWTVANLTSAAQYFHILRRQAMSLGKDYVRPLIIMTPKSLLRNPLTTSPAEALSKGSFEAVLEQPGLGKTDKVKRLVLTTGKMAIDLAAEVESNKELQLDELHIVRVEELYPFPKEKIQEIMKRYPNLTEIVWVQEEPRNMGAWHYLAPTLFEMAEGKKVGYIGRPDRSSPSGGDPYVHKAEQDVIISCTLRVGQTEPTALEKEFVHM; encoded by the coding sequence ATGACAAAACAAACAAATGGAAACCCGTGGCTGAAGTTCCACGGTCCAAACCTTGGCTATGTAATTGAACAATATGATCTCTTTTTAAATGGTGAAGCGGTAGACGCAGAGCTGCAGGAGTTGTTTACAACATGGGGCGCACCGCCTGAAACAAATACAGCAGCACCAGAAACAGCGCCGCAAGCATTTGACGGCACAACACTTTTAGCGGCAGCACGACTGCTTGATGAGATTCGCTCACAGGGTCATCTTTATGCTGATTTAAATCCACTAGAGCGGACAAACGCACAAGTTCCTCTTAATGGTCTTAGTGAAGCAGATTTGAAAGCGATTCCAGCTACTGCGGTATGGAACGAAGCACCGCAGCATATTCGCACTGCTTGGGATGCAGCTCTTCATCTGCAGCAAGTATACACGAGCACATTAGCATTCGAGTTCGCACATGTACAAGATAAGGCAGAGCGCACTTGGCTACAGCAGCAAATTGAAACTGTGCCGCAATCTATCAGCAATGAAACACGTATTGCGGTTTTAAAACGATTAACAGCCGTAGAGGGCTTTGAACAATTTTTGCACAAAACCTTTGTTGGTCAAAAACGCTTCTCCATTGAAGGGGTAGATATGCTCGTTCCTATGATGGATGAGTTGATTTCACACGGTGCAAAGCAAGGTGTACAGGATGTTGTCATCGGTATGGCGCACCGCGGTCGTTTGAGTGTGCTTGCGCATGTACTAGAAAAGCCGTACAGTGTAATGTTCACGGAGTTTCAAAACTCAAAAGCGCAGGCAGCTGACGCTTGGACGGGCGATGTAAAGTACCACCTTGGTAAAGAGCACATGGTCGGCGGCACACGTGTAACACTTGCCAACAATCCAAGTCACTTGGAATTTGTTGATCCGGTTGTAGAAGGCTTTGCACGCGCAGCGCAGGAAAACCGTGAAAAAGCTGGCGAACCTACGCACGATGTATCAAAAGCATTTGCAATTTTGGTGCACGGGGATGCGGCATTCCCTGGTCAAGGTATTGTCGCTGAAACGCTGAACCTTGGCAGATTGAATGGCTACCGAACAGGCGGTACGATTCACCTCATTGCCAACAACATGGTCGGCTTTACAACAGACAGCTATGACTCTCGCTCCACTCGCTATGCGAGCGACCTTGCAAAAGGGTTTGACATTCCAATCATACACGTAAACGCGGATGATCCAGATGCATGTTTACAGGCCGCTTCCCTAGCATACCGCTACCGCGAAACGTTCCAAAAGGATTTTGTTATCGACTTAGTTGGTTACCGCCGCTACGGTCACAACGAAATGGACGATCCGGCTGTAACACAGCCGCTTGTATATAAAAAAGTAAGCAAACACCCGACAGTCCGCGCATTGTACGCGAAGCAATTGCAGGAATCAGGTGTATTGAAAAATGAAGAAATTGAAACAATCTCCGCATTTGTACAGGAGCATTTAAAATCTGAGTACGCGCTGGTTGGACCGAAAACAACAGGAAACGCGAGTGCGGACGTGAAGATGCCAGATGCTGTCGCGAACGGCATTCCAAACTTGCCGACAAGTGTTCCGGCAGAAACATTGCGTGAAATCAATGCAGCGATGCTTGATTGGCCTTCTGATTTCCGTGTTTATCCTAAAGTGAAAAAGATCTTGGAGCGCCGCGAGCAAGCGTTAGTGGAAGGTAAAATTGAATGGGCGCATGCTGAAGCATTGGCATATGCAACCATTTTACAGGACGGTACGCCAATTCGCTTAACAGGTCAAGATTCACAGCGCGGTACATTCGCGCATCGCCACATTATGCTACATGATACGGAGACAAACGAAACGTATTCACCGCTTCATCGCATTCCAGGCAGCAACGCTTCCTTCACAGTCCACAACAGTCCGCTTTCAGAAGCTGCAGTTGTCGGCTTTGAATACGGCTACAATGTGTTTGCGCCGGAAACTCTGGTACTTTGGGAAGCACAGTACGGTGACTTCGCCAATACCGCACAAGGTTTGTTCGATCAATTTGTATCAGCAAGCCGCGCAAAATGGGGACAAAAATCTGGTCTTGTTATTTTACTTCCGCACGGCTATGAAGGCCAAGGCCCAGAGCACTCTAGTGCACGTCCGGAGCGCTTCCTGCAGCTTGCCGCAGAGAATAACTGGACAGTAGCAAATCTAACAAGCGCAGCGCAATACTTCCACATTTTACGCCGTCAAGCGATGAGCCTCGGCAAAGATTATGTACGTCCGCTTATCATTATGACGCCAAAGAGCTTGCTTCGTAACCCGCTGACAACCTCGCCTGCTGAAGCATTAAGTAAAGGTAGCTTTGAAGCGGTGCTGGAGCAGCCAGGTCTTGGCAAAACGGATAAAGTGAAGCGCCTTGTTTTAACAACTGGTAAGATGGCAATTGACTTGGCTGCGGAAGTGGAGTCCAATAAGGAACTGCAGCTTGATGAACTGCACATCGTGCGCGTTGAAGAGCTATATCCATTCCCGAAAGAAAAAATTCAAGAAATCATGAAGCGTTACCCGAACCTGACAGAAATCGTATGGGTACAGGAAGAACCAAGAAATATGGGTGCTTGGCATTACCTCGCACCGACGCTGTTTGAAATGGCGGAAGGCAAAAAGGTTGGCTATATTGGCCGTCCAGATCGCTCCAGTCCATCTGGCGGTGATCCATACGTGCATAAGGCGGAACAAGATGTTATCATCAGCTGCACGTTACGCGTGGGTCAAACAGAGCCGACAGCGCTCGAAAAAGAATTCGTTCATATGTAA
- a CDS encoding bifunctional 2-polyprenyl-6-hydroxyphenol methylase/3-demethylubiquinol 3-O-methyltransferase UbiG: MKQNIYDHPDFFKGYKQLRQSPLNYNNFVEQPALRRMLPDLKGKHVLDLGCGMGEFARFCIEQGAAEVTGIDLSENMIAEARRHPSERITYVQGSIEDTPLGQYDLVVSSLALHYVKDYEGVVQKVAKALRPGGTFLFSVEHPIVTASKQGDWVKDEKGNKLYYPIDHYHEEGQRIISWYVDGVIIYHRTLTTLLNGLMRAGFTLQEIEEPIPTEEGIRLMPRVANELRKPSFLIIKAEVGR; the protein is encoded by the coding sequence ATGAAACAAAACATTTATGATCATCCTGATTTCTTTAAAGGCTATAAGCAATTGCGACAGTCGCCGCTGAACTACAACAACTTCGTTGAGCAGCCCGCATTGCGCCGCATGCTGCCGGATTTGAAAGGTAAGCATGTACTAGATCTTGGCTGTGGAATGGGAGAGTTTGCCCGCTTTTGTATTGAGCAGGGGGCAGCGGAAGTGACCGGTATTGATTTATCGGAAAACATGATTGCCGAAGCACGTAGGCATCCGTCTGAACGTATAACGTATGTACAAGGTTCCATTGAAGACACACCTCTAGGCCAGTACGACTTAGTCGTAAGCTCTCTTGCACTTCATTATGTAAAAGATTACGAAGGTGTGGTACAAAAAGTAGCTAAGGCCCTCAGGCCAGGCGGTACTTTTTTGTTTTCTGTTGAGCATCCGATTGTAACTGCAAGCAAACAAGGAGACTGGGTGAAGGATGAAAAGGGAAACAAGCTATATTATCCGATAGATCACTATCATGAAGAGGGACAGCGAATCATCTCCTGGTACGTAGATGGTGTAATTATCTACCACCGTACGCTAACCACATTGCTGAACGGACTCATGCGAGCAGGCTTTACACTGCAGGAAATTGAAGAACCTATACCGACCGAAGAGGGCATACGCCTCATGCCGCGGGTGGCAAATGAACTGCGCAAACCATCTTTTTTAATCATAAAGGCGGAAGTCGGCCGATAG
- a CDS encoding sensor histidine kinase KdpD, which yields MATKWKSSVKTLIWLLVVGLGCTGTFSLLLDGINFTYKTYFDTPQFEGEKQNYLSSLSELELNYVPKEEAKQQIKVTAEEIHEHRYRYGDLNEQIGNITAQYEDKINSSPTPEVAGLYKTERDAKIADITKNFQDDEHVRAKVVKEKEKKLDEYYQNLENTRPEYKQYDKSFKYFLTNTVTGKVHTNLNVEDYSAAQKLLAPRDMLWKETYDGKKTLQLNSYFDNQSLTGGQFQGIIAVPKWTDEFSHIVETASYYKKQQQRFFIYTGVSVLLLIAGLYAAKFARPFVPIAALRPYYKKVPFDIRLGAFAFTLLLAFVFIIGERPFMYYEIHYTPANRMFFSILASTCLIAATLPQAWVLWKEWREESIPTLWQRTWCYHILEFIQKVFFVRSVGMQIVILMGLLFTLGFSAVFVAVQSGLIIVYMPFVLLVGVPIFLYILKQTAYFNEIFTAVKEIAGGNLRADLPVKGRSPLAFLAADINILKNNVSFSQKEQAKSERLKTELITNVSHDLRTPLTSIITYTDLLKSSNLTEDERSAYVQVLDRKSKRLKVLIDDLFEASKMMSGNIELALEQADIVQLLQQSLAEHDDNISQSTLQFRVTQSENQIFAVVDGQKMWRVFDNLISNILKYSLEHSRVYINATSVGEDVTITFKNVSKYELGGNTEELLERFKRGDTSRHTDGSGLGLAIAKSIVDLHGGELDIELDGDLFKITITLRKSVR from the coding sequence TTGGCTACAAAATGGAAAAGTAGTGTAAAGACACTGATTTGGCTGTTAGTAGTCGGTCTTGGCTGTACCGGAACGTTTTCACTCTTGCTAGATGGAATCAATTTTACGTATAAAACGTATTTTGATACGCCGCAATTTGAAGGAGAAAAGCAAAACTACTTATCTTCACTTTCTGAATTGGAGCTTAACTATGTACCAAAGGAAGAAGCGAAACAGCAAATCAAGGTGACAGCGGAAGAGATTCACGAACATCGTTATCGATACGGTGATTTGAATGAACAAATCGGCAATATTACCGCGCAGTATGAGGATAAAATAAATAGCAGTCCAACGCCTGAAGTTGCGGGGTTATATAAAACAGAACGCGACGCCAAAATCGCAGATATCACTAAAAACTTTCAAGATGATGAACATGTGCGCGCTAAGGTTGTAAAAGAAAAGGAAAAAAAGCTGGATGAATACTATCAAAATTTGGAAAACACACGACCCGAATACAAGCAGTATGATAAAAGCTTTAAATACTTTTTAACCAATACGGTTACTGGTAAAGTGCATACGAATTTGAATGTAGAAGATTATAGTGCTGCGCAAAAATTACTGGCTCCACGTGATATGCTCTGGAAAGAAACATACGACGGAAAGAAAACACTTCAGTTAAATTCTTATTTTGACAACCAATCGTTAACAGGAGGCCAATTTCAAGGAATAATTGCTGTTCCAAAGTGGACGGATGAATTTTCACATATCGTTGAGACAGCTTCTTACTATAAAAAACAGCAGCAACGCTTTTTTATCTATACAGGTGTATCTGTTCTTTTATTAATTGCTGGATTATATGCAGCAAAGTTTGCGCGTCCATTTGTGCCTATCGCTGCCCTACGACCGTATTATAAGAAAGTACCTTTTGACATTAGACTTGGCGCATTTGCTTTTACGTTATTGCTTGCTTTTGTGTTCATTATAGGTGAGCGCCCATTTATGTATTACGAGATTCATTATACTCCTGCAAATCGTATGTTTTTTAGCATTCTTGCCTCTACCTGTCTCATCGCCGCTACGCTGCCACAAGCATGGGTATTATGGAAAGAGTGGCGTGAGGAATCTATCCCTACGTTATGGCAGCGCACCTGGTGCTATCATATCTTAGAATTCATACAAAAAGTATTTTTTGTCCGCAGTGTTGGCATGCAGATTGTAATCTTGATGGGCTTGTTATTCACACTTGGGTTTAGTGCTGTATTTGTCGCAGTGCAATCCGGTCTCATTATCGTCTATATGCCGTTTGTTTTGCTCGTAGGCGTGCCCATTTTTCTATATATCTTAAAGCAAACCGCCTATTTTAACGAAATTTTTACGGCTGTTAAAGAAATTGCAGGCGGTAACTTACGCGCGGATTTACCGGTGAAGGGGCGTTCCCCGCTTGCTTTCTTGGCTGCAGATATTAATATACTAAAAAACAATGTATCATTTTCGCAAAAAGAACAAGCAAAAAGTGAGCGTCTCAAAACAGAGCTGATTACAAATGTCAGTCATGATTTACGCACACCGCTTACATCGATTATTACGTATACCGATTTATTGAAATCATCAAATTTAACAGAAGATGAACGCAGCGCCTACGTCCAAGTGCTTGACCGGAAGTCGAAGCGACTAAAGGTGTTGATTGATGATCTATTTGAGGCTTCTAAGATGATGAGCGGCAATATTGAACTTGCCTTAGAGCAAGCGGATATTGTCCAGCTCCTGCAGCAGTCGCTTGCGGAGCACGATGATAACATCTCACAATCTACCCTACAATTCCGTGTTACCCAAAGCGAGAATCAAATTTTCGCTGTAGTAGACGGTCAAAAAATGTGGCGGGTGTTTGATAACTTAATTAGCAACATTTTAAAGTACTCTCTGGAACACTCTCGTGTATACATTAACGCCACAAGCGTCGGTGAAGATGTAACTATCACATTTAAAAATGTCTCTAAATACGAGCTCGGCGGCAATACAGAGGAGCTGCTCGAGCGCTTCAAGCGCGGTGACACATCGCGTCACACAGATGGCTCTGGCCTAGGTCTTGCCATTGCCAAGTCCATCGTTGACCTGCACGGCGGCGAGCTCGACATTGAACTCGACGGCGATCTATTCAAGATTACCATCACATTACGAAAAAGCGTCCGATAA
- a CDS encoding MarR family winged helix-turn-helix transcriptional regulator has translation MEKQKMSHLIERYEDIFIFATRKLNALLAELLEDLTPEQYFTLRHIKRYGPCTSSTLSELNCVNRSAMTAMINKLAAKGYVTRTTDSQDRRIIWLETTQEAEAVLAAGEEEMHTFIASYLTELEAEEVESFIHIYEKIWNIIRAKEEK, from the coding sequence ATGGAAAAACAAAAAATGAGTCATTTAATTGAACGGTATGAAGACATTTTTATTTTTGCAACGCGTAAATTAAATGCGCTGCTAGCTGAATTACTGGAGGATTTAACACCAGAGCAATACTTTACGCTGCGTCATATTAAACGGTATGGTCCTTGCACATCGAGTACGTTATCAGAGCTGAACTGTGTAAATCGTAGCGCCATGACGGCTATGATTAATAAATTAGCGGCAAAGGGATACGTAACACGTACAACAGATTCTCAGGACCGCCGCATCATCTGGCTAGAAACAACACAGGAAGCGGAAGCGGTTCTTGCTGCAGGGGAAGAGGAGATGCATACCTTTATTGCCTCGTATCTAACAGAACTTGAAGCGGAAGAAGTGGAAAGCTTTATTCATATTTATGAAAAAATTTGGAATATTATCCGCGCAAAGGAGGAGAAATAA